In Miscanthus floridulus cultivar M001 chromosome 5, ASM1932011v1, whole genome shotgun sequence, one genomic interval encodes:
- the LOC136454089 gene encoding uncharacterized protein, producing the protein MALACTAARLVHPCMGMVSKHPRTPPPPPPSSCCLHLHILHHRPVASSHFARHSVDVSKDDKPLETPTATTTETESPQPAAALQEEAEDDDGGPKLDPRRFEEKFAVLNTGIHECRSCGYRYDQAAGDSSYPVPPGLPFAQLPDDWRCPTCGAAQSFFESKSVEIAGFAQNQQFGLGGNSLTSGQKGLLIYGSLLVGFLFFISGYFLQ; encoded by the coding sequence ATGGCGTTAGCCTGTACAGCAGCCAGGCTCGTCCACCCCTGCATGGGCATGGTGTCCAAGCACCCAagaacaccgccgccgccgccgccgtcctcctgCTGCCTACACCTCCACATCCTCCACCATAGGCCCGTCGCCAGCAGCCACTTCGCGCGCCACTCCGTCGACGTGTCCAAGGACGACAAGCCGCTTGAGACGCCGACGGCGACGACCACAGAGACAGAGAGCCCCCAGCCCGCCGCCGCTTTACAGGAGGAGgccgaggacgacgacggcgggcCAAAGCTGGACCCTCGGCGGTTCGAGGAGAAGTTCGCGGTGCTTAACACGGGGATCCACGAGTGCCGCTCCTGCGGGTACCGCTACGACCAGGCGGCGGGGGACTCGTCGTACCCGGTGCCGCCGGGCCTCCCCTTCGCGCAGCTGCCCGACGACTGGCGGTGCCCCACCTGCGGCGCCGCGCAGTCCTTCTTCGAGAGCAAGAGCGTCGAGATCGCCGGGTTCGCGCAGAACCAGCAGTTCGGGCTGGGCGGCAACTCCCTCACCTCCGGCCAGAAGGGCCTGCTCATCTACGGcagcctcctcgtcggcttcctcttcttcatctccggcTACTTCCTGCAATGA